Proteins co-encoded in one Rhodococcus sp. PAMC28707 genomic window:
- a CDS encoding N(5)-(carboxyethyl)ornithine synthase, whose product MHQLTLGVTSRSSKPNERRLPIHPLHLDRIAADLRARMYFEAGYGEPFGISDDHIGTLVAGIRTREELVAECDVILLPKPLAEDLETLRHGQVLWGWPHCVQDEKLTQIAIDRKLTLIAFEAMNHWTSEGWFNLHVFHKNNELAGYCSVLHAMQLVGVTGDYGRRLRAAVIGFGATARGAVTALNAHGIHDVDVLTQRGVTAVSSPIHSARIVNFDLDGDNPRRSRALTETGRVPLSGFLGDHDIIVNCVLQDTNAPLTFLTNDDLPSINPGTLVVDVSCDEGMGFEWARPTSFTDPMFTVGDNVRYYAVDHSPSYLWDSATWEVSESLLPYLRIVLDGPASWDSDETIRKAIEIREGVIANPNILAFQHRSPEYPHLAV is encoded by the coding sequence GTGCACCAGCTCACCCTCGGCGTCACGTCACGGTCGAGTAAGCCGAACGAACGCCGACTTCCGATTCACCCACTCCACCTCGATCGCATCGCCGCCGACCTCAGAGCTCGAATGTATTTCGAAGCTGGGTACGGCGAGCCGTTCGGAATCTCCGACGACCATATCGGCACTCTCGTCGCAGGTATTCGGACTCGCGAAGAACTCGTCGCCGAGTGTGACGTGATTCTGCTCCCCAAGCCGCTTGCCGAGGACCTCGAGACGCTGCGACACGGTCAAGTTCTGTGGGGGTGGCCGCACTGCGTGCAGGACGAGAAGTTGACGCAGATCGCTATCGATCGGAAGCTCACTCTCATCGCGTTCGAGGCGATGAATCATTGGACCTCGGAGGGTTGGTTCAATCTTCACGTCTTCCACAAGAACAATGAGCTCGCCGGATACTGCAGCGTCCTTCATGCGATGCAGCTCGTCGGGGTGACCGGGGACTACGGCCGCCGGCTTCGCGCCGCAGTCATAGGTTTCGGAGCAACCGCTCGAGGCGCTGTCACGGCACTCAACGCGCATGGCATTCACGATGTGGACGTCCTCACCCAGCGCGGAGTCACCGCTGTCAGCTCACCCATTCATTCCGCACGCATCGTCAATTTCGACTTGGACGGCGACAATCCGCGCCGCAGCCGCGCCTTGACCGAAACCGGCAGGGTGCCGCTCTCCGGGTTCCTCGGCGATCACGACATCATCGTCAATTGCGTACTGCAGGACACCAACGCGCCGTTGACATTCCTGACTAACGACGACTTACCGTCGATCAATCCGGGAACGCTCGTTGTCGACGTGTCGTGCGACGAGGGAATGGGGTTCGAATGGGCCCGGCCGACCTCGTTCACCGATCCCATGTTCACCGTCGGCGACAACGTTCGGTACTACGCAGTCGACCACAGTCCGTCCTATCTTTGGGACTCCGCTACATGGGAAGTCAGCGAATCGCTTCTCCCCTATCTTCGTATCGTTTTGGACGGGCCTGCGTCGTGGGACAGTGACGAAACCATAAGGAAGGCAATCGAGATTCGTGAGGGCGTAATTGCAAACCCCAACATCCTTGCGTTCCAACATCGCAGTCCCGAGTACCCACACCTCGCCGTGTAG